One window of Pseudochaenichthys georgianus chromosome 18, fPseGeo1.2, whole genome shotgun sequence genomic DNA carries:
- the LOC117463470 gene encoding uncharacterized protein has translation MALGFCIGVALLLWSRAETAVIPDGVLRMECHDRYFMIAVDISFTGDEPHFEAVDETGAYAITQQYAAQCGYSINVHPLPGHVELRASYFSCQTQNKDDEMFTFNFNLNVTQEGKEVTYPLQDKTCSPSVPWSPREVTCETNYMEVSVRSEVTCPSGTKKDDWNSLKPAHRSTTSDWQVMFQTDDEQLPPINISDARKQGYAFLLTEGRLVFRAPYGQPESFSTEVNGVPVETVHATIFSRQSWVVLMVDLVAACSMDEGLYNESGYMLWETPEMLYPNLDGQQINVGLKGQLVAQPVAEERGYIVGKQNNTIQICIPENAEGRYRKSAVEDDLYEFYVYHLYLEQILVDEDRVETRIRSLRTLATPLLPSPIFAENQTVLEENMFTVYLGDVPEDVQLAAVHLNGQEFTVPLSVSSFIITKVVHPNNTHGYKLKVPFEDPVVLQQFSKTDALHYILHINYTLTVLPEKDLYYHMESVVALVTDVSPPQFDAVCTESGISFKLDHRPFDYLWEITIDSDLLTSELADQHGYTMINDSNSLLLEVPLFSRGYEYKNVSLKGFFGTFEIIMRDLETSEVQGSTIKTCPFSPTELIMCSTDGRMTVVADLALAIPNGGNPARTNLRDKYCGPKETDGSRALFSFSINSCGATVKLNSENVTYENEIFYSKKFPRPSQVVSDNAKERVTMQCTYPLSGLHRLFSVHRFESDAVGIGSLLHTTHPAAGLQSPTIQPTSALTTTLATTTLAATRRATGSYKPALHPPSRYVKVTRFRYPTNTRFRHPANASYRYIWPTLNKGVRQSLQTKLNAAHI, from the exons ATGGCTTTGGGGTTTTGCATTGG TGTCGCTTTACTTCTGTGGTCAAGAGCAGAGACTGCTGTCATTCCAGATG GAGTGCTTCGTATGGAGTGTCATGATCGTTACTTCATGATAGCTGTCGATATCTCTTTCACTGGGGACGAACCTCACTTTGAGGCAGTTG ATGAGACCGGTGCGTACGCTATCACTCAGCAGTATGCGGCACAGTGTGGCTACAGTATCAATGTTCACCCTCTACCAGGCCATGTGGAGCTCCGGGCCTCTTACTTCAGCTGTCAAACTCAGAACAAA GAtgatgaaatgttcacattCAACTTTAACCTAAATGTGACACAAGAAGGAAAGGAGGTGACTTATCCCTTGCAAGACAAGACCTGTTCTCCatctgtcccctggtctcccagagaGGTTACCTGTGAGACCAACTACATGGAG GTGTCTGTGAGGAGTGAAGTCACCTGTCCCTCTGGAACAAAGAAGGATGACTGGAATTCTCTCAAACCT GCTCATAGGTCCACCACTTCAGACTGGCAGGTGATGTTTCAGACAGATGACGAGCAGTTGCCGCCAATAAACATCTCAGACGCTCGTAAGCAGGGATATGCGTTTCTCTTGACTGAAGGAAGGCTGGTATTTCGTGCTCCGTATGGACAACCCGAGTCATTCAGCACGGAG GTCAATGGTGTTCCAGTAGAAACAGTACATGCAACTATATTCTCCAGACAAAGCTGGGTTGTCCTCATGGTTGACCTTGTGGCTGCTTGTTCCATGG ATGAAGGCTTGTATAATGAAAGCGGCTACATGCTGTGGGAGACTCCTGAGATGCTGTACCCAAATCTAGATGGCCAACAAATCAACGTTGGTCTCAAGGGTCAACTTGTTGCGCAGCCAGTTGCAGAGGAGAGGGGCTACATTGTGGGGAAGCAGAACAACACAATCCAGATCTGCATTCCCGAAAATGCTGAAGGACGATACAGGA AGAGTGCTGTGGAGGACGATCTCTACGAGTTTTATGTCTATCATCTCTACTTGGAACAAATCCTGGTGGATGAGGATCGTGTAGAAACCAGGATCCGCTCCCTCAGGACTTTAGCCACTCCCCTGCTGCCAAGCCCCATCTTCGCTGAAAACCAAACTGTTCTTGAAGAAAACATGTTCACGGTGTACCTCGGAGACGTCCCTGAAGACGTACAGTTGGCTGCTGTTCATTTGAATGGACAAGAATTTACAGTGCCCTTAAGCGTAAGCAGTTTCATTATCACAAAGGTTGTTCATCCCAACAACACTCATGGCTACAAACTGAAGGTGCCTTTTGAAGACCCTGTCGTCCTGCAACAG TTCTCTAAAACAGATGCTCTTCATTATATACTCCACATCAACTACACACTGACAGTTTTGCCTGAAAAGGACCTTTATTACCACATGGAATCTGTTGTAGCATTGGTCACAGATGTCT CTCCTCCGCAATTTGATGCTGTCTGCACGGAGTCTGGCATCAGCTTCAAGCTGGACCACCGGCCTTTTGACTACCTGTGGGAGATCACTATCGACTCAGACCTGCTGACATCAGAGCTGGCAGACCAGCACGGCTACACCATGATCAACGATAGCAACAGTCTGCTGCTCGAGGTGCCGCTCTTCTCTCGCGGCTACGAGTACAAG AACGTATCCTTGAAGGGATTCTTTGGCACTTTTGAAATCATCATGCGGGATCTTGAAACATCAGAGGTCCAGGGATCGACTATCAAGACTTGTCCGTTCTCTCCCACAGAACTCATTA TGTGTTCGACTGATGGGAGGATGACTGTGGTGGCTGACTTGGCTCTGGCCATCCCAAATGGAGGCAATCCTGCTAGAACCAACCTGAGAGACAAATACTGTGGCCCCAAAGAGACAGACGGCAGCAGGGCTCTGTTCTCTTTCTCCATCAACAGCTGTGGAGCCACAGTCAAG CTCAACAGTGAAAATGTGACCTATGAAAATGAGATTTTCTATAGCAAGAAGTTCCCCAGACCTAGCCAGGTTGTTTCCGATAATGCTAAGGAAAG GGTGACAATGCAGTGTACCTATCCTCTCTCTGGTCTCCATCGACTCTTCTCAGTGCACAGATTTGAGTCTGATGCAGTTGGAATCGGCAGCCTCCTCCATACCACACATCCTGCAGCAG GTCTGCAGAGTCCCACAATCCAGCCCACTTCAGCTCTTACAACTACACTTGCTACAACCACACTCGCTGCCACAAGACGAGCTACAGGATCATACAAGCCTGCCCTCCACCCTCCTTCTCGCTATGTCAAAGTGACTAGGTTTCGGTATCCGACCAACACTAGGTTTCGACATCCGGCCAACGCTAGTTATCGATATATCTGGCCAACGCTGAATAAAG GAGTTCGACAATCCTTGCAGACAAAACTTAATGCTGCCCATATTTGA